The following are encoded together in the Planctobacterium marinum genome:
- the ccoP gene encoding cytochrome-c oxidase, cbb3-type subunit III produces the protein MSSFWSIFISVISLGTILGCFLLLRWCLKNKTGVEEGDDMHHEFDGIVEINNGLPVWWTYMFYAVIVWALVYFALYPGLGNFQGLLGWKSSHQDIRSLEESRAAVAAAKESGELVQYDREMQFAAEKFDPVFKAIASRPISELVNDPEALKVGQRLFLQNCSMCHGSDARGSTGFPNLADDDWLYGGSPEKIKETLHLGRQGAMPGWIDAMGEKGIEEVVAYTLSLSGRSVDQGLKEKGQARFAVCAACHGMDGKGNQALGAPNLTDNIWLYGGSHKAVTETLTYGRNGVMPAFDERLGEDKIHVVAAYVYSLSNQE, from the coding sequence ATGAGTAGCTTTTGGAGCATTTTCATAAGTGTTATTTCACTGGGTACAATACTGGGATGTTTCCTGCTGTTACGCTGGTGTTTAAAGAATAAAACGGGTGTTGAGGAAGGCGATGATATGCATCATGAATTTGATGGCATCGTCGAAATCAACAATGGTTTGCCGGTATGGTGGACCTACATGTTTTACGCGGTTATCGTTTGGGCGCTTGTCTATTTCGCCTTATATCCCGGACTAGGAAACTTCCAGGGTTTACTAGGTTGGAAAAGCTCGCACCAGGACATCCGCTCTCTTGAGGAGTCAAGAGCTGCGGTAGCTGCGGCGAAAGAATCTGGTGAGCTTGTGCAATACGACCGTGAAATGCAGTTCGCGGCAGAAAAATTCGATCCGGTATTCAAGGCGATTGCTAGCCGCCCAATCAGCGAACTGGTTAATGACCCTGAAGCATTGAAAGTGGGACAAAGATTGTTCTTACAAAACTGTTCTATGTGTCACGGTTCTGATGCCAGAGGCTCAACAGGCTTCCCTAACCTGGCAGACGATGATTGGTTATATGGTGGTTCACCTGAGAAGATTAAGGAAACCTTACATCTAGGTCGGCAGGGCGCAATGCCTGGTTGGATAGATGCCATGGGTGAAAAAGGCATCGAAGAAGTTGTCGCCTATACCTTAAGCCTAAGTGGTCGCAGTGTAGACCAGGGCTTGAAGGAAAAAGGTCAGGCGCGCTTTGCAGTGTGTGCAGCTTGTCACGGCATGGACGGAAAAGGTAATCAAGCCTTGGGCGCACCAAATTTAACCGACAACATCTGGTTGTACGGTGGCAGCCACAAAGCGGTAACGGAAACCTTAACTTACGGTCGAAATGGCGTTATGCCAGCATTTGACGAACGTTTGGGTGAAGATAAGATCCACGTTGTAGCAGCCTACGTATATAGCCTATCTAATCAAGAATAA
- the bfr gene encoding bacterioferritin: MQGKQVIIDALNRLLANELTAMDQYFIHSRMYQDWGFNKLYERIDHEFDDEKQHASLLIERILFLEGVPDMTKRDPIMVGSDVPSMLKNDLKIEYHVDSLLKDTMALCEQEQDFVTRNMLQTLIDDTEMDHAYWLEQQIGLIDKIGLQNYLQSQL; encoded by the coding sequence ATGCAAGGCAAACAAGTTATTATAGATGCACTAAATCGACTGTTAGCCAATGAGCTTACAGCCATGGATCAATACTTCATTCATTCTCGCATGTATCAAGATTGGGGCTTCAATAAGCTATACGAACGCATTGATCACGAGTTTGATGACGAAAAACAACACGCCTCACTACTAATAGAACGGATCTTATTTCTTGAAGGCGTACCAGACATGACCAAGCGCGACCCCATTATGGTGGGTAGTGACGTGCCTTCAATGCTGAAAAATGACCTGAAAATCGAATATCACGTGGATTCGCTGCTGAAAGACACAATGGCATTGTGTGAGCAGGAGCAGGACTTCGTGACCCGAAATATGTTACAGACCTTGATTGATGATACTGAAATGGATCACGCTTACTGGTTAGAACAACAAATCGGCTTGATTGATAAAATTGGCCTCCAGAATTATCTGCAAAGCCAGTTGTAA
- the tssA gene encoding type VI secretion system protein TssA, translated as MSDEYNNILQERFGQLCGVPVDALLQPIPGDNPSGEYLKHHSIYSSLKAARTADDASVPMGQWEHDLKSADWDEVTRLSLETLETKSKDLQIAIWLLEAQINKWGFAAIGPVVQFIQVLCETFWDTLYPEIEDDDLEYRTNLIVWVNQKLLPTVKQLSITATRGDAYYSWSDWELAAQHEQLPPETRKKLQNDLLQTQTIVSSVIATPIEFYKEVFTDLKLGIVALEQFSASLDDLCGRHAPSLSALTTLLEEIHDTLYSHVKHRGLEAAQASEEEELDEARPDTQSYGSGGPIRNREAAYAKLAEAAEYLSHDDPHSPVPYLVYKAIEWGQMNTAELYQELFIQYQGQLNIFEVMGLELDPKQAQRR; from the coding sequence ATGAGCGATGAATATAACAACATCTTACAAGAGCGCTTTGGCCAATTGTGCGGTGTTCCCGTTGATGCCTTATTACAACCTATCCCCGGTGACAATCCTTCTGGTGAATACCTAAAGCATCACAGTATATATTCATCACTTAAAGCGGCACGTACTGCTGATGATGCATCAGTCCCCATGGGACAATGGGAACACGACCTCAAATCGGCAGATTGGGACGAGGTTACCCGTCTATCGCTTGAAACGCTGGAAACTAAAAGTAAAGACTTGCAAATTGCCATCTGGCTGTTAGAAGCACAGATAAACAAATGGGGATTTGCAGCAATTGGCCCAGTCGTGCAATTCATCCAGGTATTATGCGAGACGTTTTGGGATACACTTTACCCCGAAATTGAAGACGATGATCTGGAGTATCGCACTAACCTCATCGTTTGGGTAAATCAAAAGCTACTGCCTACCGTAAAACAGCTGTCCATTACTGCTACTCGAGGTGACGCCTACTACAGTTGGTCTGACTGGGAGTTAGCAGCGCAACATGAGCAATTGCCACCAGAAACACGCAAAAAATTGCAGAATGACCTGCTGCAAACCCAGACTATCGTAAGCTCCGTTATCGCTACACCGATAGAATTTTACAAAGAAGTATTTACGGACTTAAAACTTGGTATCGTAGCACTAGAGCAGTTTTCTGCTTCTCTGGACGATTTGTGTGGTCGTCATGCTCCGTCTCTGTCGGCGCTAACGACGCTGCTGGAAGAAATTCACGATACGCTCTATAGCCATGTGAAACACCGTGGTCTGGAAGCGGCTCAAGCTTCGGAAGAAGAAGAATTAGATGAAGCCAGACCCGATACGCAATCTTATGGTTCAGGTGGACCAATCCGAAATCGCGAAGCTGCTTATGCTAAATTGGCCGAAGCGGCGGAATACTTATCCCATGACGATCCCCATAGTCCTGTTCCCTACCTGGTTTATAAGGCCATAGAATGGGGGCAAATGAATACTGCTGAGCTTTATCAAGAGCTGTTCATTCAATATCAGGGACAACTCAACATTTTCGAAGTCATGGGACTTGAGTTAGATCCTAAACAAGCTCAAAGGCGTTAA
- a CDS encoding cbb3-type cytochrome oxidase subunit 3, with protein MDYGTIGSIFTVAVFVFFIGIVLWAYSKRSKPGFDEAANLVFDDEPKHKASSTKRESSDNE; from the coding sequence ATGGATTACGGTACTATAGGCAGCATATTTACAGTTGCAGTATTTGTATTTTTTATTGGTATTGTGCTTTGGGCGTACAGTAAGCGCTCCAAGCCAGGGTTTGATGAAGCGGCCAATTTAGTTTTCGACGACGAGCCAAAACACAAAGCATCAAGCACAAAACGGGAGTCTTCTGACAATGAGTAG
- the bfr gene encoding bacterioferritin, which yields MQGNKQIIGLLNEVLTIELTSINQYFLHARMFKNWGFEQLNGVCYKKSIKDMKQADKLMERILFLEGLPNLQNLGKLFIGEHCEEMLSCDLTFQLQQIPTLKNAIAECELAKDFVSRDLLTDILEYEEEHIDWIEAQQYQISQMGIENYLQAQIGDE from the coding sequence ATGCAAGGTAATAAACAAATAATAGGCTTATTAAATGAAGTATTGACCATTGAATTGACTTCAATTAATCAATACTTCCTGCATGCCCGTATGTTCAAAAACTGGGGCTTCGAACAACTCAATGGAGTCTGTTACAAAAAGTCTATCAAGGACATGAAACAGGCTGACAAATTAATGGAACGCATCCTGTTTCTCGAAGGCCTGCCTAACTTACAGAATCTAGGCAAGCTTTTTATCGGTGAACATTGTGAAGAAATGCTGTCCTGTGATCTCACCTTCCAGCTACAACAAATCCCTACCCTGAAAAACGCAATTGCCGAGTGCGAATTGGCTAAAGATTTTGTATCACGGGATCTGCTCACAGATATTCTGGAATATGAAGAAGAACATATCGACTGGATTGAGGCACAACAATACCAAATCAGCCAAATGGGTATTGAAAACTACTTACAAGCTCAAATAGGAGACGAATAA
- the ccoN gene encoding cytochrome-c oxidase, cbb3-type subunit I: MSEMTQTHPEYNYDVVRKFAVMAVIWGIVGMGVGVLIAAQLIWPALNFDTPWLTFSRLRPLHTNAVIFAFGGCALFATSYYVVQRTSQVRLFSDKLANFTFWGWQAIIVAAAITLPLGITASKEYAELEWPIDILITLVWVAYLINFFGTVIIRKVSHIYVANWFFGAFIITVAVLHIGNSLAVPVSLTKSYSIYGGAVDAMMQWWYGHNAVGFFLTAGFLGMMYYFVPKQAGRPVYSYRLSVIHFWALVSLYIWAGPHHLHYTALPDWTQSVGMVMSVVLFVPSWGGMINGIMTLSGAWHKLRSDPVLRFLIVSLSFYGMSTFEGPMMAIKTVNALSHYTDWTIGHVHSGALGWVAMVSIGSLYHLIPVLFNKPGMYSLKLVNVHFWLATVGVVLYIVAMWISGVMQGLMWRAVNADGTLTYSFVESLEASMPFYFIRFLGGCFVVVGMLIMAYNCYKTITSDETADTKEADSAEAQPA, encoded by the coding sequence ATGAGTGAAATGACTCAAACACATCCAGAATATAACTACGACGTAGTCCGCAAATTCGCTGTCATGGCAGTAATATGGGGTATCGTTGGCATGGGCGTTGGAGTTCTAATTGCGGCACAGCTTATCTGGCCTGCATTGAACTTTGATACGCCATGGTTAACCTTTTCGCGCTTAAGACCACTGCACACCAACGCAGTAATATTTGCCTTTGGTGGTTGTGCGTTATTCGCGACATCTTACTACGTGGTGCAGCGCACCTCACAAGTAAGGTTGTTCAGTGATAAATTGGCTAATTTTACCTTTTGGGGGTGGCAAGCCATTATTGTCGCAGCTGCGATTACCTTACCATTGGGGATCACAGCTTCAAAAGAGTATGCGGAACTTGAGTGGCCAATAGACATTCTGATTACGTTGGTTTGGGTGGCTTACCTGATAAACTTCTTCGGCACAGTCATTATCCGGAAAGTGTCACACATTTACGTAGCCAACTGGTTCTTCGGCGCCTTTATAATTACCGTCGCCGTACTTCACATTGGTAACAGTCTTGCTGTTCCGGTTTCACTTACCAAGTCTTACTCTATTTACGGCGGTGCCGTAGATGCCATGATGCAGTGGTGGTATGGCCACAACGCCGTTGGGTTCTTCCTGACTGCTGGTTTCCTCGGCATGATGTACTACTTCGTACCTAAACAAGCGGGTCGCCCGGTTTATTCTTACCGTCTATCTGTTATCCACTTCTGGGCACTTGTTTCGCTTTACATATGGGCTGGTCCTCACCACTTACATTACACCGCATTGCCTGACTGGACACAGTCAGTGGGTATGGTGATGTCGGTTGTATTATTCGTTCCTTCTTGGGGCGGTATGATCAACGGTATCATGACGCTATCAGGTGCATGGCATAAACTTCGCTCAGACCCGGTATTGCGCTTCTTGATTGTTTCTTTGTCTTTCTACGGTATGTCTACCTTTGAAGGCCCGATGATGGCAATCAAAACGGTTAATGCCCTGTCTCACTACACAGACTGGACTATCGGGCACGTGCACTCTGGAGCTTTAGGTTGGGTAGCCATGGTATCTATCGGTTCACTTTACCACCTGATCCCTGTGCTGTTTAACAAGCCAGGCATGTACAGCTTAAAACTGGTTAATGTTCACTTCTGGTTAGCAACAGTGGGTGTTGTACTGTATATCGTAGCAATGTGGATTTCTGGTGTTATGCAAGGTCTGATGTGGCGTGCTGTTAATGCCGACGGCACTTTGACCTACAGCTTCGTAGAAAGTCTTGAAGCTTCAATGCCCTTCTACTTCATTCGATTCTTAGGTGGTTGCTTCGTAGTTGTTGGTATGTTGATCATGGCTTACAACTGCTACAAAACCATCACGAGTGATGAAACAGCGGACACTAAAGAAGCCGACTCTGCAGAAGCTCAGCCAGCATAA
- a CDS encoding FixH family protein: MTEKWYKQFWPWFLITVPAVSIVLGFTIVYLAITSENSMVSDDYYKEGKAINQSISKKRMAKQLNLVAGLTIEEDSVKVNFKQALPPDSAAIKLDFFHATLEDRDFFVMLTRNAEGDYSGNLPGSVDGKWRVTLTPFDESWKIRQTVAFPRTDEIILEP; the protein is encoded by the coding sequence ATGACTGAAAAATGGTATAAGCAATTTTGGCCTTGGTTTTTAATCACCGTTCCAGCCGTCTCCATTGTGCTTGGATTTACTATTGTCTACCTTGCTATCACTTCAGAAAACTCCATGGTGTCTGATGATTATTACAAAGAAGGCAAAGCCATAAACCAATCCATTAGTAAAAAACGCATGGCTAAACAACTCAACCTCGTTGCCGGGCTAACTATTGAAGAGGATAGCGTTAAAGTAAACTTCAAACAGGCCCTTCCACCGGATTCTGCAGCCATCAAGTTAGATTTTTTCCATGCCACGCTGGAAGATCGCGACTTCTTTGTCATGTTGACCCGCAATGCAGAGGGAGACTACAGTGGCAACTTACCTGGATCAGTTGACGGCAAGTGGCGCGTAACCCTTACCCCTTTTGATGAATCCTGGAAAATCCGACAAACCGTCGCATTTCCAAGAACTGACGAGATTATTTTGGAGCCCTGA
- the ccoO gene encoding cytochrome-c oxidase, cbb3-type subunit II: MKNVHELVEKNAGLLAVFILISISFGALVEITPLMFQQQTMKPVDGLKPYTALQLEGRDIYIREGCVGCHSQMIRPFRSETERYGHYSVAGESVWEHPFLWGSKRTGPDLARVGGRYSDDWHYAHMMDPRAVVPESNMPAFPWLDENVLDGKYTAKKMEIFRGFGVPYTDEDIAGAQEAVAGKTEMEALIAYLQSLGTALK, encoded by the coding sequence ATGAAGAACGTACATGAACTTGTAGAAAAAAATGCTGGCTTGCTAGCGGTATTTATCTTGATTTCTATTTCATTTGGCGCGTTGGTTGAAATCACTCCTTTGATGTTTCAACAGCAAACCATGAAGCCTGTAGATGGCCTTAAACCCTATACGGCTCTGCAATTAGAAGGACGCGACATCTACATCCGCGAAGGTTGCGTAGGATGTCACAGCCAAATGATCCGTCCGTTCCGCTCAGAGACTGAGCGTTACGGTCACTACTCCGTGGCAGGCGAATCTGTTTGGGAACACCCGTTTTTGTGGGGTTCAAAGCGTACAGGTCCTGACCTGGCGCGTGTTGGTGGCAGATACAGTGATGACTGGCACTATGCACACATGATGGACCCTCGCGCTGTGGTTCCAGAGTCTAATATGCCCGCCTTCCCTTGGTTGGACGAAAATGTGTTAGACGGCAAGTACACTGCCAAGAAGATGGAAATCTTCAGAGGATTCGGTGTGCCATACACAGATGAAGATATTGCAGGTGCCCAAGAGGCTGTCGCTGGTAAGACTGAAATGGAAGCTCTTATTGCTTACCTTCAGTCGCTAGGTACAGCTCTTAAGTAG
- a CDS encoding type VI secretion system protein, giving the protein MNLNELKRMFGKLDGFFGEYNLIWLLVLIIIVVFLLILASGKQIKIVIPFLPRGFNRISFSRDDLFRWKKKADDATAERKDKQVAKPKVNVVGGLVNAVQLLSGGHEKRYNLPTYLMISGGEITPDKQLLSELESLLGKKEQRLLQKKDDSDSWYLFQQGCVVHHEKTPEIVSELKQFRPERPLDGIIVTLPISKINELDKLELENWATEIYQEVWQTQQKVGFILPVYLIVTGAEQLQGFDAFWSQDRVKRYIHQQFGWANPYNDSQPYQSSWISEAVNAVSHQVRSAQMSIISNDKALDKAKPTEALLLANSMDAMESPLTIICNELFGNTALQMPLMFRGVYFAGQNTQTNAESGEQEKHFICLQELFEQKIFAENRLAFPPQNKLLSSNSRLRAYQYTSIFTFAALSTLLVMDTMALNEQTDSLVRAIENEPKIEEVTGLTHVNRVLDHIAAMDASEINYLSMPLSWHNSFNDRIMDYFSSHVFGEVVFPAFQCKMQSKLQEKLNNVQNLGKAREFTDWLKDLSLGYARYDELYDLITNDHQSSLDTERKITDIVDYLYETKLPDSFYEHSSLYIRAISNNNNDIGFNTFCDITPLETQQQWNAIIALANQEINVIANEVAAPKEFFELSAQLQSLPTVISWYNKIPEFAQSLSTYKEWLSHLENYWLTSHATPNECMLIHDSLTSLSDNFGKDKSAAKEFLSNCQQAVSQVMESDNQELYMSIYAKTEYPMALTPDAEALFESVEKTNALSYMDVVAANDYVKTGEDFFWSTEQLNRAIELYDEYVRFAGTEYQSVWLPNKKVKDNQKYFAQGIALKQLQFAMNRHVMQAQVEEVAEFRPESLRPVSQQEAYLSAAVGNFRKSMDSILALLLAYQKLEFEESHAWLLKISQDHAFKLLERVDKLYRDNRIFTPLKKPKWSAHQYNAVLFGINGDGQLQDYLSAQAERANNIAFEYAEPLVVFLLNTKGKYVNYELFGKWQNTLIELNKEQNKDPSNSLEQLNQFMTNQLAIVDQSNCFATTAEMVVPEGSDAFSLGHKNIIERAIQHCNSFKADQIKKEYAQIATLFTDLLADKAPFTARAKARNVSPKIMREFLQQYEPLADGLVQRMAVLAWKDKSYKEAQDFIRKLDSTALLFENILLASGKDAAGIEVEVEFNVMSEYAQFTEHLSSWSFTSGQYRTAFPGAPTAVFWTPNDPVTMSLGWATQSPYRGFAVDGRNSGQGFLNYRIDDIWGLLSFLNTYQANEIDSESLVAESRLLKFEASVSAKSGQHPAPQPNMMRAFARFTLYGIDPESKQKIALSVPEHFPEFAPKVLKGNN; this is encoded by the coding sequence ATGAATTTAAATGAATTAAAACGCATGTTTGGCAAACTGGATGGCTTCTTTGGGGAGTACAACCTCATCTGGCTGTTAGTACTGATAATTATTGTTGTCTTTCTGCTGATTCTGGCCAGCGGAAAACAAATCAAAATCGTTATTCCCTTTCTACCTCGGGGTTTTAATCGTATCAGTTTTTCCCGTGACGACCTGTTTCGATGGAAGAAAAAAGCAGATGATGCTACAGCAGAGCGAAAAGACAAGCAGGTAGCAAAACCCAAAGTTAACGTCGTAGGTGGCTTGGTCAATGCCGTGCAACTGCTTAGTGGAGGGCATGAGAAACGCTACAACTTGCCCACTTATCTAATGATTAGTGGTGGTGAAATAACACCAGACAAGCAGCTTCTCAGCGAACTGGAATCGCTTTTAGGCAAGAAAGAACAACGCTTGTTGCAAAAAAAAGATGACTCTGACAGCTGGTACCTGTTCCAACAAGGTTGTGTTGTTCATCATGAGAAGACCCCAGAAATTGTCTCCGAGTTAAAACAGTTTCGTCCGGAACGTCCCCTGGACGGCATAATTGTTACATTACCCATCAGTAAAATTAACGAACTCGATAAGCTGGAGCTTGAAAACTGGGCAACTGAAATCTATCAGGAAGTCTGGCAGACACAACAAAAAGTCGGGTTTATTTTACCTGTTTATCTCATCGTTACCGGGGCTGAACAACTACAAGGTTTTGACGCTTTTTGGTCCCAAGACAGAGTAAAGCGCTACATTCATCAACAGTTTGGTTGGGCGAATCCCTATAACGATTCGCAGCCCTACCAATCCAGCTGGATTTCAGAGGCGGTCAACGCGGTTTCCCACCAAGTGCGCAGCGCGCAAATGTCGATAATCAGCAATGACAAAGCGCTGGATAAGGCGAAACCCACAGAAGCATTGCTGTTGGCCAATAGTATGGATGCCATGGAATCCCCGCTTACCATCATCTGTAATGAACTGTTCGGCAACACAGCTCTACAAATGCCACTAATGTTTCGCGGTGTTTATTTTGCAGGCCAGAACACCCAGACCAATGCCGAATCTGGCGAGCAGGAAAAACACTTTATTTGTTTACAGGAGCTGTTTGAACAGAAAATATTTGCTGAAAATCGACTGGCCTTCCCACCACAAAATAAACTGCTATCCAGCAACAGTCGTCTAAGAGCCTATCAGTACACATCCATTTTCACCTTTGCCGCGCTCTCAACCTTGTTAGTAATGGATACAATGGCGTTAAATGAGCAGACAGATAGTCTTGTTAGAGCTATTGAAAACGAGCCAAAAATAGAAGAAGTTACCGGACTCACGCACGTAAATCGAGTGTTAGATCACATCGCAGCAATGGACGCTAGTGAGATCAACTATTTGAGTATGCCGCTGTCTTGGCACAACTCTTTTAATGATCGCATTATGGATTATTTTTCTTCGCATGTATTCGGAGAAGTGGTGTTCCCCGCCTTCCAGTGCAAGATGCAAAGCAAGTTGCAGGAAAAGCTCAATAATGTACAAAACCTCGGCAAAGCCAGGGAATTTACTGATTGGTTAAAAGATCTTTCCTTGGGCTATGCCCGCTATGATGAGTTATATGATTTGATCACCAATGATCATCAATCCTCACTTGATACAGAACGCAAGATCACGGATATCGTAGATTACTTATACGAAACCAAATTGCCCGATAGCTTTTATGAACACTCTTCTCTTTACATTCGAGCCATATCCAATAACAACAATGACATTGGATTTAATACTTTCTGTGACATCACGCCGTTGGAAACCCAACAACAATGGAATGCCATTATCGCCCTGGCAAACCAGGAAATAAACGTTATCGCCAACGAAGTCGCTGCGCCAAAGGAGTTTTTCGAGTTGAGCGCCCAATTGCAGAGCCTTCCCACGGTCATTAGTTGGTATAATAAGATCCCGGAGTTTGCACAAAGTTTAAGTACTTATAAAGAGTGGTTGAGTCATCTTGAAAACTATTGGCTAACGTCTCACGCCACCCCTAACGAATGTATGTTGATACACGATTCTTTGACCTCTTTGAGCGATAATTTCGGTAAAGACAAATCAGCAGCAAAAGAATTTTTGAGCAACTGCCAGCAAGCAGTTTCTCAGGTGATGGAAAGCGACAATCAAGAGCTTTACATGTCGATTTACGCCAAAACAGAATACCCAATGGCTTTAACACCTGATGCCGAGGCACTGTTCGAGTCAGTAGAGAAAACCAATGCTCTGAGTTATATGGATGTGGTGGCTGCTAATGATTATGTGAAAACCGGCGAAGATTTTTTCTGGTCAACAGAGCAGCTTAATCGCGCAATAGAGCTTTATGACGAATATGTGCGTTTTGCTGGCACAGAATACCAAAGCGTATGGTTGCCTAACAAAAAGGTAAAAGACAACCAGAAATACTTTGCTCAAGGAATTGCCCTAAAGCAACTGCAATTCGCCATGAATCGCCATGTAATGCAGGCGCAAGTGGAAGAAGTGGCAGAATTCAGACCAGAATCATTACGCCCTGTAAGTCAGCAGGAAGCATATTTGTCCGCCGCAGTGGGTAACTTTAGAAAGTCCATGGACTCCATTCTCGCGTTGTTGCTGGCTTATCAAAAACTGGAATTTGAAGAAAGCCACGCCTGGCTGTTGAAAATCAGTCAGGATCACGCCTTTAAATTGTTAGAACGAGTCGATAAGCTTTATCGCGACAATCGCATTTTTACACCGCTTAAAAAGCCCAAATGGAGCGCCCACCAGTACAATGCGGTGCTGTTTGGTATCAATGGCGACGGACAACTACAAGATTATTTATCCGCTCAGGCGGAGCGAGCCAATAATATTGCCTTTGAGTATGCTGAACCACTGGTTGTATTTTTGCTTAATACCAAAGGCAAATACGTGAACTATGAGCTGTTTGGTAAATGGCAAAATACGCTTATCGAACTCAATAAAGAGCAAAACAAAGATCCATCTAACAGTCTTGAACAACTAAACCAATTCATGACCAATCAATTAGCAATCGTGGATCAATCAAATTGCTTTGCTACTACCGCAGAAATGGTGGTGCCCGAAGGCAGTGATGCATTTTCTTTAGGTCACAAAAACATTATCGAGCGTGCCATTCAGCACTGTAATAGTTTTAAAGCCGATCAAATCAAAAAAGAATACGCTCAAATTGCTACCCTGTTTACCGATTTATTGGCTGACAAAGCGCCCTTCACTGCTCGTGCCAAAGCGCGCAATGTTTCACCCAAAATAATGCGTGAGTTTTTACAACAATACGAGCCACTGGCAGATGGTCTGGTGCAACGCATGGCAGTATTGGCCTGGAAAGATAAATCCTATAAAGAAGCGCAAGATTTCATTCGTAAGTTAGATTCAACCGCATTGCTTTTTGAAAATATCTTATTGGCTTCCGGTAAAGATGCTGCCGGTATAGAGGTAGAAGTCGAATTCAATGTTATGAGTGAATACGCGCAGTTTACCGAACATCTGTCTTCATGGAGCTTTACCTCAGGGCAATACAGAACGGCATTTCCTGGGGCTCCAACAGCGGTATTTTGGACGCCAAACGATCCAGTGACTATGTCACTTGGTTGGGCAACGCAATCTCCTTATCGTGGCTTTGCTGTCGATGGTCGCAATTCCGGACAAGGTTTCCTCAACTACAGAATTGATGATATCTGGGGTCTGTTGAGCTTCCTGAATACCTATCAAGCCAATGAAATAGACAGTGAATCTCTGGTAGCTGAGTCAAGATTACTTAAGTTTGAAGCCAGTGTTTCTGCCAAATCGGGACAACACCCCGCTCCGCAACCAAACATGATGCGTGCTTTTGCCAGATTTACTTTGTATGGCATCGATCCAGAGAGCAAACAAAAAATTGCGTTGAGCGTGCCAGAACATTTCCCAGAATTTGCACCGAAGGTTTTAAAAGGAAACAATTGA
- a CDS encoding GNAT family N-acetyltransferase, whose translation MTSTDPNEQYFGEYQEVFDAPQQKLLIDIGFKALKPRNHPLEAKIAQHEANLLGYYAIEYEGYLNVFADDNELVGGLILQRRWNAVYIYSFYIIESLRGIGLGKRLLTLAEHLALQMGGKALVLETSTLHTYQFYLNNGFQILSEVSGYIDGENWLHMFKEINPEQ comes from the coding sequence ATGACTTCAACTGACCCGAATGAACAATATTTTGGTGAATATCAGGAGGTGTTTGATGCACCTCAGCAAAAGCTTTTGATTGATATAGGCTTTAAAGCGCTGAAACCCCGCAACCATCCTCTGGAAGCTAAGATAGCACAGCACGAAGCCAATTTATTAGGCTATTACGCTATTGAGTACGAAGGCTACTTGAATGTATTTGCCGATGATAATGAGCTCGTTGGTGGCTTAATCCTTCAAAGGCGCTGGAACGCGGTATATATATACTCTTTTTACATTATCGAATCTTTGCGAGGTATCGGCTTGGGGAAACGCTTGCTGACACTGGCAGAGCATTTAGCATTGCAGATGGGAGGAAAGGCTTTAGTACTAGAGACCAGTACTCTGCATACCTACCAGTTTTACCTGAACAATGGATTCCAAATTCTGTCAGAGGTGTCGGGATATATAGATGGCGAAAACTGGCTTCATATGTTCAAAGAAATAAATCCTGAACAATAA
- a CDS encoding DUF6150 family protein: MPKIQQTFSMSEADIIADITQDKGKADLCVFVVSSPGMAWSDERWYITNNDFDASSTVYFGKSGRAALTVYFVKNPGDAGWQTNHSLKGKL, encoded by the coding sequence ATGCCTAAAATCCAGCAAACATTTAGCATGAGTGAAGCGGATATCATTGCCGATATAACACAAGATAAAGGCAAAGCCGACTTATGTGTTTTCGTCGTAAGTTCCCCGGGTATGGCCTGGAGTGACGAACGTTGGTACATCACTAACAATGATTTTGATGCCAGCAGCACAGTTTATTTTGGTAAAAGCGGACGAGCGGCATTAACCGTTTATTTCGTCAAGAATCCCGGCGATGCAGGATGGCAAACTAACCACAGCCTCAAAGGTAAGCTTTAG